In Macrobrachium nipponense isolate FS-2020 chromosome 30, ASM1510439v2, whole genome shotgun sequence, a genomic segment contains:
- the LOC135202124 gene encoding LOW QUALITY PROTEIN: uncharacterized protein LOC135202124 (The sequence of the model RefSeq protein was modified relative to this genomic sequence to represent the inferred CDS: deleted 2 bases in 1 codon) gives MMGTFLRAFVLSALFVQGALGQNCGGVVDTTLHPSGRLASPGYPDHYPEDASCTWRIKAPHGEKVAIKFWDFDVTGSDGCSGDYVSILASERAEEQRFCGSLKPRIITSEGDTLVLTFASNAQGSCRGFNATYHIEEESLSCGTKTNALEFTFISPSYPEPVGNDSLECSVTIDHGCDSPICQLRLDFDDFQLQPPYWGSCKYDRFYAESVTPLPTLCGVNNGSHMYVNVQGRSKTDLTFLLSDIEYYLYHCYDIYGTNVLPDTGSANLNPHARSAEGAEGVEYCNRDDPTQWRRSGGGGGGTTAVGTTSFVNEVDTTTHGDVTVALYNYKDAEIVTFDTRRAWKVRVTQIPCDCPNTRVPKAPEGCLQYFQGLTGEFKDFSTGWNGIGCYSEDRWCDFSTIKHPSDCDIRVGYTGHLNDLDYSICIEPESGFCGIQYQQVGTDGFSLTNITGYKDDTLLPWAEYNDMGCMSDYLWIPGAENEWGHETYERFCGTKLGNARKWGTVTSYSKPFTTRMVTDSDEHSLSHDYMNKGFHITYSQIPCKLSG, from the exons ATTGTGGTGGCGTCGTGGACACAACCCTTCACCCCTCTGGGCGTTTGGCATCCCCTGGGTATCCGGATCATTATCCGGAAGATGCGTCTTGCACCTGGCGTATCAAG GCTCCCCACGGGGAGAAGGTGGCCATAAAATTTTGGGACTTCGACGTCACGGGATCAGACGGGTGTTCGGGCGATTACGTCAGCATCCTGGCGAGCGAGAGGGCCGAAGAGCAGAGGTTCTGCGGATCCCTCAAACCCAGAATCATTACTTCGGAGGGCGATACCCTCGTGTTGACCTTCGCCTCGAATGCCCAGGGATCTTGCAGGGGGTTCAACGCTACGTACCACATTGAAGAGG AATCCTTATCCTGTGGGACGAAGACCAACGCCCTGGAGTTCACCTTCATCTCCCCGTCTTACCCGGAGCCCGTAGGAAACGACTCCCTGGAGTGTTCTGTCACCATCGACCACGGATGCGACTCCCCCATTTGTCAGCTCAG ACTGGACTTCGACGACTTCCAGCTCCAGCCTCCGTACTGGGGGTCCTGCAAGTACGATCGTTTCTATGCAGAGAGCGTCACTCCTTTGCCAACCCTCTGCGGCGTCAATAATGGATCGCACA TGTACGTCAACGTTCAAGGCCGAAGTAAGACTGACCTGACATTCCTCTTGAGTGACATAGAATACTACCTGTACCACTGCTACGACATCTACGGAACCAACGTCCTGCCCGACACGGGGTCAGCCAACTTGAATCCTCACGCGCGGAGCGCGGAGGGCGCGGAGGGCGTTGAAT ATTGCAACCGGGACGACCCCACCCAATGGCGGcggagtggtggtggtggtggtggtactaCTGCTGTTGGTACGACTTCCTTCGTTAATGAAGTGGACACCACAACACACGGTGATGTCACAGTTGCTCTCTACAACTACAA GGATGCTGAGATCGTCACGTTTGATACACGTCGAGCGTGGAAGGTACGAGTCACCCAGATACCTTGTGACTGCCCCAATACCCGAGTGCCCAAAG CTCCTGAGGGCTGCCTCCAGTACTTCCAAGGGCTCACCGGCGAATTCAAGGACTTTTCA ACTGGATGGAATGGAATAGGATGTTATTCAGAGGACAGGTGGTGTGACTTCAGCACCATCAAGCATCCCTCCGATTGCGACATCAGAGTCGGTTACACAG GTCACCTCAACGATTTGGATTACAGTATCTGCATTGAACCTGAATCTGGCTTCTGTGGTATTCAGTATCAACAAGTTGGAACTGATGGATTCTCACTGACCAACATTACTGGCTATAAGGATGATACCCTTCTACCTTGGGCAGAA TACAACGACATGGGTTGCATGTCTGACTACCTGTGGATCCCTGGCGCTGAGAACGAGTGGGGCCACGAAACTTACGAGAGGTTCTGCGGCACCAAATTAGGAAATGCTAGGAAATGGGGTACTGTAACAA GTTATTCGAAACCATTCACCACCCGCATGGTCACAGACTCTGATGAACACAGCCTCTCGCATGACTACATGAACAAAGGGTTCCATATCACTtattcacagattccttgcaaaCTCTCTGGATaa